Proteins encoded within one genomic window of Phototrophicus methaneseepsis:
- a CDS encoding phosphoribosylanthranilate isomerase, producing the protein MIKVKVCGVTTYENALMVAQCGVDLLGLNFYKPSPRSINPEDARYLCSQLRAVMGASCPVLVGVFVNDSVDEVAHILRYVGLDFAQLSGDESAAMVAELRGRAFKAIRPMDESVALDDAAYYAPYFPQNDHIPSLLIDAYHPGLYGGTGEGASQTVAQTVKAQVPRMMLAGGLKPENVGERVRAIQPWGVDTASGVEDGIPGIKSEAKVKAFVTAAKSIEVAGD; encoded by the coding sequence ATGATAAAGGTTAAAGTTTGTGGCGTGACCACGTATGAAAATGCATTAATGGTCGCACAGTGTGGTGTTGATTTGCTGGGGCTAAATTTCTATAAACCCAGCCCCCGGTCAATCAATCCTGAGGATGCGCGTTACCTATGCAGCCAACTTCGGGCCGTTATGGGGGCGTCGTGCCCGGTATTGGTCGGCGTGTTCGTCAATGACTCTGTTGATGAAGTCGCCCATATCTTACGTTATGTCGGGTTGGATTTCGCCCAGTTAAGTGGTGATGAATCGGCGGCGATGGTGGCTGAACTTCGGGGACGGGCGTTTAAAGCGATCCGGCCTATGGATGAATCTGTTGCGCTCGATGATGCCGCATATTATGCGCCGTACTTCCCTCAAAACGATCATATACCTTCTCTACTCATAGATGCTTATCATCCTGGATTGTATGGTGGCACAGGGGAGGGCGCGAGCCAGACAGTGGCCCAGACTGTCAAAGCACAGGTGCCTCGTATGATGCTGGCTGGCGGGCTTAAGCCGGAAAATGTCGGTGAGCGCGTCCGGGCGATCCAACCCTGGGGCGTAGATACCGCCAGTGGTGTTGAAGATGGGATACCGGGCATCAAATCAGAAGCCAAAGTGAAGGCATTTGTCACAGCAGCAAAAAGCATCGAGGTCGCAGGTGACTAG
- a CDS encoding NUDIX domain-containing protein — MTRRVDQPRAKFCPNCGKPTQSVFTGGRHRDTCPECGFIQYATYSFGVGALVLRDETVLLVERGIPPIGVWTIPGGFLEQEDDVYTAVQREVYEEASLNVTPQGIVIVRNRVDANRNDMYIVMLCEALPDQQPVPDGRESTQACFVHPHDFDDMNISVFTRWVVEHYLAHRPSPMQMMTVPGYRSDAIIFGNI; from the coding sequence GTGACTAGACGTGTCGATCAACCCAGGGCGAAGTTCTGCCCGAATTGTGGTAAACCAACGCAATCTGTGTTTACAGGTGGCCGTCATAGGGATACTTGCCCGGAATGCGGCTTTATTCAGTATGCGACGTATTCATTTGGAGTGGGTGCGCTGGTTTTGCGTGATGAGACGGTTTTACTGGTTGAACGTGGCATTCCACCCATCGGCGTCTGGACGATACCGGGCGGCTTCCTGGAACAGGAAGATGATGTCTATACGGCTGTTCAGCGAGAAGTTTATGAAGAAGCCAGCCTGAACGTGACGCCGCAGGGTATTGTCATTGTGCGCAACCGGGTCGATGCCAACCGCAATGATATGTATATCGTCATGCTGTGCGAAGCATTACCGGATCAGCAGCCCGTGCCAGATGGCAGAGAATCGACGCAGGCATGTTTTGTCCATCCGCATGATTTTGATGATATGAATATTTCAGTTTTTACGCGTTGGGTCGTCGAACATTATCTGGCGCATAGGCCCAGTCCAATGCAGATGATGACCGTCCCCGGTTATCGCAGTGACGCGATCATCTTTGGGAATATATAG
- the trpB gene encoding tryptophan synthase subunit beta codes for MKPDYLSRETAVPDERGYYGDFGGRFVPETIIPALDELEVAYTEAMQDEAFIGELLHLQKTYTGRPTPLTFASRLTEKLGGAKIYLKREDLAHTGAHKINNALGQALLARRMGKQRVIAETGAGQHGVASATAAALLGLECHVYMGEVDIARQQPNVFRMKLLGAEVIPVSSGSRTLKDAINEAMRDWVTNVSSTFYLLGSALGPHPYPKMVRDFQSVIGYEARQQIQEEAGRLPDACIACVGGGSNAIGLFHAFRDDEHVDLIGVEAGGLGTDTDKHAARFANPDISRPGVLHGTRSYVMQNEDGQIMETHSISAGLDYPSVGPEHAYLRALERAYYTSATDEETLHAFQMLSELEGIIPALESSHAVAEVIKRAPTMSKDSVILVNLSGRGDKDLDTVIKILGDKL; via the coding sequence ATGAAGCCGGATTATTTAAGCCGAGAAACAGCAGTGCCCGATGAACGCGGCTACTATGGTGATTTTGGTGGGCGCTTCGTCCCTGAGACGATCATACCTGCGTTAGATGAGCTAGAAGTGGCCTATACGGAGGCGATGCAGGATGAGGCATTCATCGGGGAACTATTGCATTTGCAAAAGACCTATACGGGTCGGCCTACGCCTTTGACGTTTGCCAGCCGCCTGACTGAAAAATTGGGCGGTGCGAAGATTTACCTCAAGCGAGAAGATTTGGCCCATACAGGCGCGCATAAGATCAACAACGCATTGGGGCAGGCATTGCTTGCAAGGCGTATGGGGAAGCAGCGCGTCATCGCAGAGACGGGTGCTGGTCAACATGGGGTTGCCAGTGCGACGGCTGCGGCATTACTCGGTTTAGAATGCCATGTTTATATGGGCGAAGTCGATATTGCTCGCCAGCAGCCCAATGTATTTCGCATGAAGCTTCTCGGCGCAGAGGTAATCCCTGTTAGTAGTGGCAGCCGGACGCTCAAAGATGCCATCAACGAAGCCATGCGCGATTGGGTTACAAACGTTAGCTCGACGTTTTATTTACTAGGCAGTGCTTTGGGGCCGCATCCTTACCCTAAGATGGTGCGTGATTTCCAGAGCGTCATCGGCTACGAAGCGCGCCAGCAAATTCAGGAAGAAGCGGGCAGGCTGCCGGATGCCTGTATTGCCTGTGTGGGAGGTGGTAGCAATGCCATCGGCCTATTCCATGCTTTCCGGGATGATGAACATGTGGATCTGATTGGCGTGGAAGCGGGCGGCCTTGGCACCGATACTGACAAGCATGCTGCTCGCTTTGCGAACCCGGATATTAGCCGTCCAGGTGTTTTGCATGGAACGCGTTCTTACGTGATGCAGAACGAAGATGGCCAGATTATGGAGACGCACAGCATCAGTGCCGGGCTGGATTACCCTTCTGTCGGGCCAGAACACGCTTATTTGCGCGCATTGGAACGCGCTTACTATACATCTGCAACGGATGAAGAGACGCTCCATGCCTTCCAGATGTTGAGCGAGCTTGAGGGGATTATCCCGGCCCTGGAGAGTTCGCACGCTGTAGCAGAAGTGATCAAGCGTGCGCCTACGATGTCCAAAGACAGTGTCATCCTCGTCAATTTATCTGGGCGTGGTGATAAGGACCTCGATACCGTCATTAAGATATTGGGAGATAAACTCTAG
- the aroF gene encoding 3-deoxy-7-phosphoheptulonate synthase produces MIVVMEQGATAKQISDVITRIEADGYKAHLSQGKERTIIGLVGDSPTPKREQNYSVMPGVDKAVRITEPYKLANRSFQPDGTKVPLNGSMMGGNKILVIAGPCAVESREQIIETACAVKEAGATALRGGAYKPRTSPYSFQGFGEDALKWMAEAREITGLPIVTEVMDHNLVPLICEYADVLQIGARNMQNFTLLNAVGESQHTVLLKRGMSSTVQDLLMAAEYILQHGNTRVMLCERGIRTFETETRNTSDINAIPALKKLTHLPVVFDPSHATGKWEYVEPLALAGIAAGADGLIVEVHMEPDKAVSDGRQSLKPDGFKQMMERVRRVAEAVGRDA; encoded by the coding sequence ATGATTGTCGTAATGGAACAGGGCGCAACCGCCAAACAAATATCGGATGTGATTACGCGCATCGAAGCCGATGGGTACAAAGCTCATCTCTCACAAGGTAAGGAACGGACGATCATCGGGCTGGTTGGTGATAGCCCCACGCCAAAACGGGAACAGAATTACAGTGTGATGCCCGGTGTGGATAAGGCTGTACGCATCACAGAGCCGTACAAACTGGCGAATCGGTCTTTCCAGCCGGATGGTACGAAGGTGCCACTCAATGGCTCGATGATGGGCGGGAATAAGATTCTTGTGATTGCAGGGCCCTGCGCTGTCGAAAGTCGTGAACAGATTATCGAAACAGCTTGTGCAGTTAAAGAAGCTGGCGCAACAGCCTTGCGTGGTGGGGCCTACAAGCCGCGCACATCGCCTTACAGCTTCCAGGGCTTTGGCGAAGATGCCTTAAAGTGGATGGCAGAAGCGCGTGAGATCACGGGTCTGCCTATCGTGACGGAAGTCATGGACCATAACCTTGTGCCGCTGATCTGTGAATACGCGGATGTGTTGCAAATTGGTGCACGCAATATGCAGAACTTCACCTTACTTAACGCTGTGGGCGAAAGCCAGCATACCGTTTTGCTCAAGCGTGGTATGTCTAGTACGGTCCAGGACCTGCTGATGGCTGCGGAATACATTTTGCAGCATGGGAATACACGCGTGATGCTGTGCGAACGTGGTATCCGCACCTTTGAGACAGAGACGCGCAACACCTCCGATATTAATGCAATTCCTGCCCTCAAGAAGCTGACCCATCTGCCCGTCGTCTTTGATCCAAGTCATGCGACCGGGAAGTGGGAATATGTGGAGCCACTTGCGTTAGCTGGTATTGCTGCGGGTGCTGATGGCCTGATTGTTGAAGTGCATATGGAGCCTGACAAAGCTGTGAGTGATGGTCGCCAGAGCCTCAAACCAGATGGCTTCAAACAGATGATGGAGCGTGTACGCCGCGTTGCAGAAGCTGTCGGGCGGGATGCATAA
- the aroH gene encoding chorismate mutase — MLVRGARGAITVDEDTEDAIIEATEEVLRAMIEANDIREEMVASALFTTTPDLTACYPAKAARLIGWTNTALMGFQEIHVPVGLKMCIRVLIHWNTDRSLNEVEHIYLRGAQVLRPDWKKV, encoded by the coding sequence ATGTTAGTGCGTGGCGCACGTGGGGCCATTACCGTGGACGAAGACACCGAAGATGCGATCATCGAAGCAACTGAAGAAGTGCTGCGAGCGATGATTGAGGCCAATGATATTCGTGAGGAGATGGTTGCTAGTGCGCTCTTCACAACAACGCCTGATCTAACAGCATGCTACCCGGCAAAAGCCGCACGCCTGATTGGTTGGACGAATACCGCATTGATGGGCTTTCAGGAAATCCATGTGCCCGTTGGTTTGAAGATGTGCATCCGTGTCCTGATTCATTGGAACACAGATCGTTCATTAAACGAAGTTGAACATATTTATCTGCGGGGGGCGCAAGTTCTGCGTCCTGATTGGAAAAAAGTCTAG
- a CDS encoding alpha/beta fold hydrolase codes for MEIVLGIVLTIVAVTLFGLIFEMIMRQRDKRFLDVPPGERLDVGGRYVHVQRNSREKSAPSVILLSTVGGTSLDWQLVQPKVAEFAPVLSYDRAGYGWTENIPGERTPERVVEELHEVLGAANMPAPYVIVGHGFGGLYARAYQAEYPQEVVGMVLVDSSHPELVVENDHRQEVRRQRNILRFRQIGILRQMLPRVVTWIKGLDKTAQQQYLAVRMHDVPMTLREVVSIFRDGIDLPGDLGDLPMRVISRGLVDEIDFSHRWREYQEDLATLSSRARHIKIQEGNHYLEFDQPDAVVAGIESLVKQIRYGDDAVADELIDEELTEEPGEVAAIDDDVIDNEVLAEEDIIDDEFLTIDKIVARRYGQKDVVKSTQPEDDLAEEDAIIGGEDDSDNATSGN; via the coding sequence GTGGAAATTGTGCTAGGTATTGTACTAACGATTGTTGCTGTGACGCTCTTTGGCCTGATATTTGAGATGATCATGCGTCAGCGAGATAAGCGCTTTCTGGATGTGCCACCCGGTGAACGTCTGGATGTAGGCGGGCGTTATGTTCATGTGCAGCGCAACAGCCGCGAAAAATCAGCCCCCTCGGTCATACTCCTTTCTACAGTGGGCGGTACTTCGCTGGATTGGCAGTTAGTCCAACCGAAAGTGGCCGAGTTTGCACCTGTCCTGAGCTATGATCGGGCTGGTTATGGATGGACGGAGAATATCCCCGGCGAGCGTACGCCTGAGCGTGTTGTCGAAGAACTACATGAGGTCCTCGGTGCCGCGAACATGCCAGCGCCGTATGTGATCGTCGGGCATGGGTTTGGTGGTTTGTATGCGCGCGCATATCAAGCTGAATATCCGCAAGAAGTCGTCGGGATGGTGCTGGTGGATAGCTCTCATCCTGAACTTGTCGTCGAAAACGACCATCGGCAGGAAGTAAGGCGGCAGAGGAATATTTTGCGATTCCGGCAAATTGGTATTTTGCGGCAGATGCTGCCACGCGTTGTGACATGGATTAAGGGCCTGGATAAAACGGCTCAGCAGCAGTATCTGGCTGTTCGTATGCATGATGTGCCGATGACGCTGCGCGAGGTCGTGTCCATTTTCCGCGATGGGATTGATCTGCCAGGTGATCTGGGTGATTTGCCCATGCGCGTGATTAGCCGGGGCCTTGTTGATGAAATTGATTTCAGCCATCGCTGGCGTGAGTATCAAGAGGATCTGGCGACACTTTCTAGCAGGGCACGACACATCAAAATCCAAGAAGGCAATCACTATCTAGAGTTTGACCAGCCAGATGCTGTTGTGGCGGGTATCGAAAGCTTGGTGAAGCAAATCCGCTATGGCGATGATGCCGTTGCCGATGAGCTAATTGATGAAGAATTGACTGAAGAACCGGGTGAAGTGGCTGCTATCGACGATGATGTGATCGATAATGAGGTGCTCGCCGAAGAAGACATCATAGATGATGAGTTCCTGACGATTGATAAGATTGTTGCCCGGCGTTATGGGCAAAAAGATGTGGTCAAAAGCACACAACCAGAGGATGATCTGGCTGAAGAAGATGCAATCATAGGGGGCGAAGATGACAGCGACAACGCGACTTCAGGGAATTGA
- the trpA gene encoding tryptophan synthase subunit alpha, protein MTATTRLQGIDALEAMFQQAVEQDRAAFLPYFPIGYPDYDTSIEAIAAMAEVGVDGFEIGIPFSDPLADGPTNQAATQIALENGTTVRSCLQAVKKLRERGITQPMMMMGYVNPLIAYGVEQFVVDAKAAGADGLIVPDLPPEEAHDFSEICAREGMALVFFLAPTSNDKRIEMVTKSATGFIYVVSLVGITGVRRDLPPDVANVIQRIRAQTQTPLVMGFGISTPEHARSMNGLVDGFIVGSALVRAGKEGVAPVRELTEALRKALD, encoded by the coding sequence ATGACAGCGACAACGCGACTTCAGGGAATTGATGCCCTGGAAGCCATGTTTCAACAAGCGGTTGAACAAGACCGGGCAGCATTTTTGCCCTATTTCCCGATTGGCTACCCTGATTACGACACATCGATTGAAGCCATTGCTGCTATGGCAGAAGTGGGTGTCGATGGGTTTGAAATTGGCATTCCCTTTAGCGATCCGTTGGCAGATGGTCCGACGAACCAGGCTGCTACCCAGATCGCGTTGGAAAACGGCACGACAGTCAGGTCCTGCTTGCAAGCCGTGAAAAAACTGCGTGAGCGGGGCATCACCCAGCCGATGATGATGATGGGCTATGTCAATCCGTTGATAGCTTATGGTGTGGAGCAGTTCGTCGTCGATGCGAAAGCCGCCGGGGCGGATGGTCTAATTGTGCCGGATCTGCCGCCGGAGGAAGCGCATGATTTTAGCGAAATTTGTGCGCGAGAGGGCATGGCGCTGGTATTCTTCCTGGCGCCGACGAGCAACGACAAGCGCATTGAGATGGTTACGAAGAGTGCAACCGGGTTCATTTATGTGGTGTCGCTGGTGGGCATTACCGGGGTACGGCGCGATTTACCACCGGATGTCGCCAATGTTATTCAACGCATCCGGGCCCAAACGCAGACGCCTCTGGTGATGGGCTTTGGCATTAGCACGCCGGAACATGCACGCTCGATGAATGGCCTTGTCGATGGCTTTATTGTCGGCAGTGCCCTGGTGCGTGCTGGTAAAGAGGGTGTTGCGCCTGTACGGGAATTGACTGAAGCTCTGCGGAAAGCATTGGATTAG